One segment of Capnocytophaga sp. oral taxon 878 DNA contains the following:
- a CDS encoding epoxyqueuosine reductase QueH, with the protein MELVHKNLILPNNGKKLLLHTCCAPCSGSIIQSIQASGIDFTIFFYNPNIHPKKEYEIRKDENIRFAEKCGVPIVDAEYDTDNWYARAKGMEFEPERGSRCAMCFDMRMERTALYAYENGFDTIATSLGISRWKDLNQVNGAGKNAADKYEGLTYWDYNWRKNGGSACNMEICKNERFYMQEYCGCAFSLRDTNKWRLANGREKIKIGEKYYGN; encoded by the coding sequence AACAATGGTAAGAAATTATTGTTGCATACTTGCTGTGCACCTTGTTCGGGCTCTATTATACAATCAATACAGGCTTCGGGAATAGACTTTACTATCTTTTTTTACAACCCTAACATTCACCCTAAAAAGGAATATGAGATTAGGAAAGATGAAAATATTCGTTTTGCCGAAAAATGTGGTGTACCTATAGTGGATGCAGAATATGATACAGACAATTGGTATGCTCGTGCCAAAGGAATGGAGTTTGAACCTGAACGAGGAAGCCGTTGTGCAATGTGTTTTGATATGCGTATGGAGCGCACTGCTTTATATGCCTATGAAAATGGTTTTGATACAATAGCTACTTCATTGGGTATATCACGCTGGAAAGATCTTAACCAAGTGAATGGGGCAGGTAAAAATGCCGCTGATAAATACGAAGGCTTAACTTATTGGGATTACAATTGGCGCAAGAATGGAGGCTCTGCCTGCAATATGGAAATCTGTAAAAATGAACGTTTTTATATGCAAGAATATTGTGGTTGTGCTTTCTCATTACGCGATACCAACAAATGGCGCTTAGCTAATGGCAGAGAGAAAATAAAAATAGGAGAGAAATACTACGGAAATTAG